Below is a window of Fimbriimonadia bacterium DNA.
GACCGACCATCTGGACCATTCCATCCGTACGGTCCGCCTCGGATCGCTACTGCTCCTCGCACTAGGCTTGGTAGTGGGAGTGCTGTACGTTGGAGGAGGGATTGCCGAAGCGCTGCGCAAAGCCGTGCCGACACTGCAGCAGCAAGATGCACTCGGTCTCGCGCATCTAGCGGTGTTCGTAGTGGTTGCAGGGCTCATGATGGTGTTCGGCGAAATGCTACCCCGCAGCCTCGGAGCCGCCAACCCAGAGCGATGCGCTCTTCGCCGTGCGTGGCTCCTGCGTGCCGTTCGAGTCCTTCTCGGACTGCCAGTAGCCCTCAGCGCGTGGCTAGCCGGAAAGCTCTGCTCGCTGTACCGTGTCAAACTGTACACACCTATCCAGGTCGTCACGGAGGAGCAGCTCCGGGACATGCTAGACGCTACCCCGGAAGGCGGCCTCGAAGAAGAAGAAAAGCACATGATCCACTCGGTGTTCGACTTCACAGACACCGTGGTCCGTGAAGTGATGACACCCAGAACGGATATGGACGCCATCTCCGTTGACGCTTCGCTCGCAGAAGTCGCCGAACTGGTTTCCTCGACCGGCCACAGTCGTATCCCCATCTACGAAGAGACCGTGGATCGGATCATCGGCACCATTCACGCCAAAGACCTGCTGAAACACATGCAGGCAGCGCAAAACGTTAACCTGCGCGACATCATGCGCCCCGTCTATCTGATACCGGAGAACAAAAAGATCGGCGAGTTGCTGAGCGAGTTCCGGACCGGCAGGACGCAGATCGCTATCGTACAGGACGAGTACGGTGGTACCGCCGGCCTCGCAACCATCGAGGACATCGTCGAGGAGATCGTCGGCGAAATCGTGGACGAATACGACGAAGAAGAGCCGATGGTGGTGCAGCTGGACGACGGCACCTTCATCGTGGACGGGCGGATGAACCTGGACGACGTGAATGACCACCTGGACTCGGAACTGCAGTCCGAGGAGTTCGACTCGATCGGCGGTTACGTTTTCGGTTTGCTGGGCCACCAGCCGGCACAAGGAGAAGTGGTCGAGGACGCCGGCTGGCAGTTCGAGGTGAAAGAGACCGACGGCCGCCGCATCACGAAGGTGCGTGTGAAGCGACTGCCCGTGTTGACGGACGAAGAAGAACTGGAGCGGGCCGAGAGCTAGGCCCGAGGCTCACGCTGCTAGGCCGCCTCCTCCCTTCGATCGCTTGCGCCATCCGATGGAGATGAGCAGCAGCGCAAGGGGCCACCAGGGGCACACCCCCCGGCTCTGGGACGGAGGTGTAGAGGCAAATGGACCACCTGCCGTCCAGGGGGTTGACCATCCACAGCACCTGCCCCGCGTTGTTGACGGCGAGGGGCTGGGAGTTGGGAAGCCAATCGGTCCAATGCTGTCTCAGTGGCGATGGGCTGTCAGGCACCGGAACTCAGACGCTGTTCGAAATAGTCGTACAACGAGCTGTACGGTACGCTCCCCACTCGGTCTATGATGATCCATGACCCTCCTCCTGGCGTTGACTCTCCTGTCATTCCGAGCGAATTGCGCTCCTCGCACGGCCGTTTTGTCATTCCGAGCGAAGAGAGGAATATCTCTGAACCCTCCCGCCCGCGGCCCGTAGCGCACAAACAGATGCAGGGGGGAGAGAAAGCGATTCCTCGCTTCGCTCGGAATGACGGGGGACGAGCGCAAGCCCCCACGACCTGGTAGCAGTACGGAGAAGTTCTAGCGTGTGTCGCTTCGGCGGCTGGCGCCCCCGGTCCCCACGACGTAGTGCGCGGGACCCCGGGCAGATGGTTCATTATCACCGGATGGGGACAGGCTGCTACGGCGAGCAGGGTGTCAGCGTGCAGGGGCCCCGATGGCCCGTAGGAGCCTGTGCAGGACGTTAGAGGCTAAGTATGCTTGTCGGCGAGCCGTCGGCGCCGTAGCGTCGTGCGGAACTCGGCGCAGTGCGCCATGTGCTCCAGCATCACGGCAGTCCGCGCGTTCACCTCGTCCTCGCTCAGCTCGGGATGGCGCACGTGCAGCATCTCGTGCACTAAGTCCTCCACGGTCAGCGCGCGCGTGTGAAAAATGCAGGGGCCGTCCTCCTCGTGCGCCACGCCGACCAACGGTGCACCGGGCCGACCATGCTCCCCCGTCACCTGCCAGCGACTGATGCGCTCCAGCCGTACCTGGTGAGATAGCCGAAGCTGCCGCCGGAGATACTCCGTAACCATCCGGGCCCTTCGCGGCGTCAGGCGCACGCTAGGGCCCCCGAATCCACTTGTCTCCCCCATCGCCATCCGGTTTTTCCCTATGCCGGGCAAGGCCGTCGCCAAGTACGGTTTCGAGTATATTGGTGCTTTACCGCAGGAACCGGCCCCCGCGAGGACTTCTACGATGGATGCACATCACGAATTGCGTCTCGGCATGTCTCTGGTTGCTGCGTTCCTCTTGGGAGCGTTGCATGTGCTGGAGCCGGCACACGGGCGGAGCATCATCACGGCTGTCGCCGTAGGCCTAACGGGAAGTCGGGCTTCCGTGCTCCGGTACGCGCTGACGGTGACGGTCGCTCATGCCGCCGCGACCTTTCTGATCGCCGTTGCGGTCGCACTGCTCGGGTCGGCCTTGGAGCCCGGCAGCACGGCCGACGCCGTCCGCGCGCTCGGTTCCCTACTGACCATCTATTTGGGCGGCCGGATGCTGAAGCATGCCAGTGAGGAGGGCGCCGACTGCCACTGCCCGATGCACGCGGAAAAGGGGAATGAGGCGTTGGGCCTAGGAGTGGCCGGTGGATTGATCCCTTGTTACGGGTCTTTGGCCCTTGTTATGGCAGCGGCAGGTACGGGGCACTTCGGTGCTGCCGTTCCGTTGGTCCTCGCGTTCGCTCTCGGACTGGGAGTAACGCTGCTCGTGGCAGCCCTGATGTCCGAAGCTCTGGCAAAGGTCTTGCGCGAACGCATGGACCGGCTGTTCCGCTACGCCGGACACGTCTCCGGCGCGGCAATTCTGCTTGCCGGCCTGGGGAACCTGGCCTACGTGATCGCACAGATGCTTTTTGGCGGCCCGGCGCACTGAGCGGTTATGGCGCTCGCGCGCCCGCTCCCTCGAGAATCTGCCGTCCGCTGCGGCCCCCGCCCTCGCGGAAAGGGTCATC
It encodes the following:
- a CDS encoding sulfite exporter TauE/SafE family protein; its protein translation is MDAHHELRLGMSLVAAFLLGALHVLEPAHGRSIITAVAVGLTGSRASVLRYALTVTVAHAAATFLIAVAVALLGSALEPGSTADAVRALGSLLTIYLGGRMLKHASEEGADCHCPMHAEKGNEALGLGVAGGLIPCYGSLALVMAAAGTGHFGAAVPLVLAFALGLGVTLLVAALMSEALAKVLRERMDRLFRYAGHVSGAAILLAGLGNLAYVIAQMLFGGPAH
- a CDS encoding HlyC/CorC family transporter, with protein sequence MGALVVLVALYLVLRPEWLPLSVGIQSSTPESRSSQFWLAVVFVILSVVLRFALEQGETALASISPARAAQLRERRQRGAKALQDLTDHLDHSIRTVRLGSLLLLALGLVVGVLYVGGGIAEALRKAVPTLQQQDALGLAHLAVFVVVAGLMMVFGEMLPRSLGAANPERCALRRAWLLRAVRVLLGLPVALSAWLAGKLCSLYRVKLYTPIQVVTEEQLRDMLDATPEGGLEEEEKHMIHSVFDFTDTVVREVMTPRTDMDAISVDASLAEVAELVSSTGHSRIPIYEETVDRIIGTIHAKDLLKHMQAAQNVNLRDIMRPVYLIPENKKIGELLSEFRTGRTQIAIVQDEYGGTAGLATIEDIVEEIVGEIVDEYDEEEPMVVQLDDGTFIVDGRMNLDDVNDHLDSELQSEEFDSIGGYVFGLLGHQPAQGEVVEDAGWQFEVKETDGRRITKVRVKRLPVLTDEEELERAES